CGAGGACGTTGCGCTCAACCGCTTCCTCTCCGACCGGCCCCAGGTGCTGGGGGAATGGCTCGAGCGCCTCGCGGTGCGGCGCCGCGACGTCGGCACCGGCATGAGCGACGCCGAGGTGGACGAGCTCTCCGCGCGCATCAACCTCAACGCGCTGCGCGGCTACTGGGAGGCGGTGACTGCTCGGACGCTCGCGACGGTCGAGACGCTCCGCGGCTCCGACCTCGAGGCGCAGGTAGCGGCCGAGCGCGTCAGGAGCATCGTCCTCTCCGAGGGCGTGGTCGCCCCCGGCGCCGAGTGGCTCACGGATTTTTGGGCGGGAGGCCGGAGCCGCGCCTGGGTCCTCGCCCAGACCGCTCTTCTCCACCCGTACGGTCACTACTTCGAGGCGCGTGTCGCGGCCGGGCTTTGGGGGACGCGCAGCCCCTGAGCGGCCGGGCCTAGGGGTGTCGATGTAACTCCTGGTGAGTTCAACCTCTCCTGGCGGGAACACTTCAGCGGCATCAAGACTTTCTTCGAGCTGCTGTAGGATTCAGGCAACGTCACCTTGACGCCGATGAGTGAAGTGGCTCAGAGGGCGAAGTGCGAAGGTCTTCTGCGAATTTACCGGGTACGTCTCGTTCGCGTTGTTGGCAGAAGCGCTGACCGCTTGAGCTCTCGCTGAACGGTCCGGAACACCCGCTCGAACTCAGGGAGGTTTAGGACTTGGGCGGCTAGCCTCTGTTCCCAGGATTGTCTTAGCCGGACTTCCTTGGCGTCCAATTCATGTCCTAGTAGTGGGCCTCGTGCCTTGAAAGTCAGCTTTTGGGTGAGTGCTTCTCTCAAACGCCCCAGATCGACGTGGCCTCCGTCTACGAGAAACCATAAATCGTGGAGGTCTCGGGGCTCATTTCGCACAGGGTCGGTCAAGGCCATGATTTTCTCGGTTGCGATTTCGTCAAGTGAGTAGACCTTAACCCGTGCTTGTGGTAGATCATCGTATTCCGGATAGGGCAGTACCAATCCGTCCGCTAGAGGGAAAACCACGAGCTCGCGAATAGTGATGTCAACCTTGATCTCGTCTGGACCGCCGGCTCGGGGTATAGGTCCGCGGAAACTAATATAGAAAGTAAAACTGTTCTGATGCACTTGGAGATCTTGACCAGCGAAACCGAAAGAAACGCCGCTCAGGCGCTGAGTGTCCGCAAAGCTGTCCTCGAGACCCTTCCGAATCTCCTCGAAGGGTATACTTGGGTCAACAAGCGAAAAATCCAGATCCTCTGAAAAGCGGTAATCCAAGAAGTAGCAGCGCTTGAGCGCTGTCCCTCCCTTGAAGGCTAACAGGTTCCGGAGGCGGTTCCGAGAGAGCCCGACAAGACACCAGGCAATGCAGTAGTCGCGCTCAAGAATTCGCTCTTGGACCCGACGCCCGTCCGCGCCCGCCAGTCTGTTTCCCAGCTGGGCCAATCTGCGCTGCGAAATCATCGATCTATGTCGCCACGGCAGCCTGTAACTCTTTGGGAGTTAGATTCAATCGAAGTCGCCATCGTCGTTGAAATTTGCCAGCGGATGGCAGGCTGGGGTCCAGGAGCACATAGGTATTGGTCAATCTGCGGCGGAGACGGTCAATCTCGATCGGTGCAGAGAGTTGCCAAAGCTCTAGAAGGAAACCAAGACGGCGAACAACAGCGCCGATGTCCAGCCGAAGGGCATACTCCACGAGACGTTTCAGATCCACCTCGTCTCGTCGCATCCAAAGGCCCTTGGCAACTTCCAGTATGCCTCCGCAATAATCTGGATCCTTGAGCCCATCAATCACGGTGCGCTCAATGTCACTAGTGACCACTGAATGAGTGGGGTCGGCCCAATGACTGGTCGTACCGAAGAACCGGGACTTGGAGATCCTTGGGAAGCGAAAGTCGATACCTGCGATCTGTTGTCGAGGAATGGTTCGGAGAGTAGTGACGTATATGGTGTGTTGGGGTTGGGTCAGCATCTTATGAATGTCCATTGCGGTCGCATGAGATAGGTAGTAGTGGCGTCCTCCGGCAAGCTCATGAGCGACGGCGTAAGGATTGCCGATGAACTGGCGTACATGGCCAAATTCGAACGGGACGAGGACAAATAGTCCCGGTTTGAGCCTTGTCGCTATCCCGCGGCCTACTAGCTTGGCCATGAAGCTACGGGCGGGGCCAGGTTTGAGTCGTGAAATTGTTCGGACGTCTCGGATCGAGAAGATGGATCGATTACGCTCAGTAAGCTCAGCAACGAGATGGGATGCCTTGGGGCCAAGGGTCTTAAAGGTGCGCTGACTTGCAGGTTTGCCCTTTGCGGGTCCTAGAGATTGATAGGTCCGTTTCATGTTACTAATATAACAGATGTGATAGTTGGATGTACTATAAGTACCCTGTGGGGGTACGTATGCTAGTAGCCGAGGTCATAGTGGTTATACTGGAATCTCAGTTAGTACCCTGGTGGGGTACTATATGAGTTCAGAGTATCACACCAGAAGCTAGATCACGGGCCTCCGGCGCCTTTTGGGAAGGTATATATACCGACCCAAAAGGCGCCGGAGGCCCGTGATCTACGCCCTCAGTCATTGCCACACATGAGCTGCTCACAGGCTAGTTCTTTGCGAGTCCAGATGGCGGCGTACTTCAGCCGCGCGAATACGCGTGTCCTGCGTCCCAAACAGCTCACTAGCCTTCTCCAGGAGAACAGACGGACGTGGCCCTTGCCGGCCCAGCTTTCCGATCGGGGCGTCATTGGCGCGATCCTACAGTCGACGGATCTCAAGGAGGTTACGCTCCACGCCGAGAATGACTATCGGGATGTTCGGCGCTACGTCTGGGGACGTGTCTCCGAGTACGAACTCGCCCTATCTCTTAGGCCGGAGTCCTACTTGTCTCACGCGACCGCCATGTTCCTGCATGGCCTTACTGACCGGCGCCCAAAGACGATATACGTCAACCAGGAGCAGAGCGCGAAGCCTAGACGAGAAGCAGTACTGACCCAAGAAGCCATCACGAGGGCGTTCGCGGCAACACAGCGCCAATCGAAATATTCTTTTCGACACAACGACACTCGAATCGTCGTCGTCAGCGGTAAGAACTCGAAGCGATTTGAGGTTGCCCTGCTATCGACCCAGGAAGGTGAAGATCTTCCCGCGACCGGTCTTGAGCGAACACTGATCGATATTACTGTGCGCCCAACCTATGCCGGCGGAGTTCGCAATGTCATGCGAGCGTTCGAGCTGGCCAAAGGACGCCTGTCGGGTCCCAAGTTACTAAAGACCTTGCTGCGCCTCGATCATACCTACCCATATCACCAACCATTGGGATTCTACCTGGAGCGAGCCGGTTACCCGGCGAGGGAAGTCTCGCCACTTCGGAGCAAGGGTTTTAGTTTTGACTTCTATGCATCGCATGGTCTCAAGGATCCTGCGTATGATCGCCGCTGGCGTCTGTACTACCCCCGAGAGGTCTAAGGTGCGGGCCGCTAGTTGTTCGCAGCGAGCTTCTTCTTTCTCTTGAGAGTCCCAAGCAATCTCCATGGTATGTAAAAGTCCCCGGAAGCAAGGCATTTCCCATCATTGACTTCAGGAGGCAGGTACCGCTATGAACGTCACATCTCCTGACCCATCGGGGTCAGCTACAGGTTGGGGAGCTCCCGGCGCACGTCGGCGAGGCGGGCGAGGGAGCCGAGGACCTTGGGGTGGTTGTCGGTGAGGTGGCGGACGATGATGTCGGTGTAGCCGAGTGGCTCGAGGGCGCGGAACTTCTCCACGACCTGCTCCACCGAGCCCCAGCAGAGCGCCTTCGGGTCGAAGCCGCGATACCCCGCCTTGACCATCGCGTGGCCCACCGCGTCCGCCTCGGCCGCAGACTCGCCGACGTAGATGTCCCGCCTGATCGCCACCGCGGTCGGCTTCTTGCCGTACTTGGCGCAGCCATCCAGGTACCAGGCCGCCTGTTCGCGCGCCTGGTCGATGGTGAGGCCGGGCGAGGCGAGCCAGCCGTCGGCGATGCGCGCCGCGCGGTCGATGGAGACCCGCGCGCTGGCGCCGATCCAGTACTCGACGGGCTCGACGGGGCGCGGCGCCACGCGCGCGTTCTCGACGACGAAGCGGCCCTGCGATGACACGGTCTCGTCCGCGAGGAGCTTCTTTACGAGGGCGAAGGACTCTTCGAAGGCCGAGGGGCGCTGCTTGATGTCGGCGCCCATCGCGAGAAACTGCGCCTCGTCGGCGCCGAGCCCGCACTGGAAGATGAAGCGGCCGCGCGCGATGGCGGCCAGCGTGCCGACCTGCTCGGCAACCAGCACGGGATTCCAGAGCGGCAGGAGGAAGAGGCAGCCCGCGGGCTTTTCGTCCCACTCGGCGAGGAGCCGCCCGAGCATGGGCACGTTTTGGTAATAGGGCTTGGGGACGGCGTGGTGATCGCCAAGGAAGAGCGAGTCGAGGCCCGCGCG
Above is a genomic segment from Candidatus Rokuibacteriota bacterium containing:
- a CDS encoding DinB family protein; translated protein: MDAVGFFLARYGEVHKGLVDGLFGSLSEAQLRARPHSGVNTVAWLLWHSARIEDVALNRFLSDRPQVLGEWLERLAVRRRDVGTGMSDAEVDELSARINLNALRGYWEAVTARTLATVETLRGSDLEAQVAAERVRSIVLSEGVVAPGAEWLTDFWAGGRSRAWVLAQTALLHPYGHYFEARVAAGLWGTRSP
- a CDS encoding transcriptional regulator yields the protein MKRTYQSLGPAKGKPASQRTFKTLGPKASHLVAELTERNRSIFSIRDVRTISRLKPGPARSFMAKLVGRGIATRLKPGLFVLVPFEFGHVRQFIGNPYAVAHELAGGRHYYLSHATAMDIHKMLTQPQHTIYVTTLRTIPRQQIAGIDFRFPRISKSRFFGTTSHWADPTHSVVTSDIERTVIDGLKDPDYCGGILEVAKGLWMRRDEVDLKRLVEYALRLDIGAVVRRLGFLLELWQLSAPIEIDRLRRRLTNTYVLLDPSLPSAGKFQRRWRLRLNLTPKELQAAVAT
- a CDS encoding type IV toxin-antitoxin system AbiEi family antitoxin, with protein sequence MPAQLSDRGVIGAILQSTDLKEVTLHAENDYRDVRRYVWGRVSEYELALSLRPESYLSHATAMFLHGLTDRRPKTIYVNQEQSAKPRREAVLTQEAITRAFAATQRQSKYSFRHNDTRIVVVSGKNSKRFEVALLSTQEGEDLPATGLERTLIDITVRPTYAGGVRNVMRAFELAKGRLSGPKLLKTLLRLDHTYPYHQPLGFYLERAGYPAREVSPLRSKGFSFDFYASHGLKDPAYDRRWRLYYPREV
- a CDS encoding LLM class flavin-dependent oxidoreductase, whose protein sequence is MSVGISLTNHHDVADPREGARWMIERAQAARRAGLDSLFLGDHHAVPKPYYQNVPMLGRLLAEWDEKPAGCLFLLPLWNPVLVAEQVGTLAAIARGRFIFQCGLGADEAQFLAMGADIKQRPSAFEESFALVKKLLADETVSSQGRFVVENARVAPRPVEPVEYWIGASARVSIDRAARIADGWLASPGLTIDQAREQAAWYLDGCAKYGKKPTAVAIRRDIYVGESAAEADAVGHAMVKAGYRGFDPKALCWGSVEQVVEKFRALEPLGYTDIIVRHLTDNHPKVLGSLARLADVRRELPNL